From the Callospermophilus lateralis isolate mCalLat2 chromosome 10, mCalLat2.hap1, whole genome shotgun sequence genome, the window CAGTGACCACATGAAGTTAATACATGTTGCTTTTTTCCTGGTTTTGCTGATCCTTGAGCAAGCCCAGTCATCAGATTCTGAGTTTGCCTGGTCTTATCTCCCTTATCATTCTTCATTTGAATATAAAGCCTCTCAATTTGCATTTGGTAAAATTACTTTCTCCTTTAGACAGTTCCTCCTCTCCAGTCAAAGTTAATCTGGGAAACTCttaattctaattagttatgagAATATTGTTAATTTAACTCAGGTATGAATGTTTTTGATAAAATAGATGACATCTTGATATTTTAGTTCAACCTCTAGACTTGAGATGGAGATACAGATGGTATCTGTAGGCTGTACTCCATTGCTCTTTCTCTGTTATGTAGCAAATCCACAATAGCTGTAAATAGCAGAGCACGTCGATGCCCTTGGTTTTATTAGTATTTTACTTCATACTAATTTTCTAGAGCAGGGTAGCTGTTGACCTTTTGGAGTTTTTGGAACCCTTTTAGGATATGATGAAAgccatagaaatagaaaacacaTAATGGATCCCCTGGTAACCTTGCCTAGGTCCTGGATTCTGCAGGAATCCAATAATTCCAGATACAAAACCATAGCCTAGGAACAGAAGCATCTTGACTTAAAGAGTCTTTGTGTCTTGACTTGTTAGCACCTGCTACTCCCATTCCCCCAGGTGCCTGTATCAGTGGCTTAAACACTGCAGGAATTGATAATAATTAGATGGCCTTTGCCTTCAAGGCCTTTCAGAATGGCAGGTTCCATCCAGGGTCTGGGATTGGGTCACTTCAACACTTGGAGGATGAGGAAAGATTGGAAGGAGGATGAGGAAAGATTGGAAGGTAGAGAAAGGAGTCCAACCACCTGGCCACCAGGTGGGGAGTCCATTTTCAAGCACAAAAGGCTCTCAGATACTGAGCCATTTCCTTAAAGAGGCTTGTGTTGTGATCTTCATGAAGCTGCATATAGCATTTCTTATCTGTGATAGGGAATAGTGAAGGGTCTTATCTGTTCTTCGCTGTGCTGGGAATGAGGCCCTTGGCCTCCTGTGTtgtaggcaagtgcactaccattgagccacatttatGGCCTCtgagaccttttatttatttatttatttatttatttatttttagttttagatggacacagtgtctttattgtatttatttatttttatgtggtgctgaggatcaaacccagtgcctcacatgtgctaggctagcactctaccactgagccaccacctcaGCCTACCCCCACTTTTTGAGTGGAGTAGGATTTATTCacataagaagaaagaaaacatccACAGGGTGACAGGGGACCCAATAGCAGGTTGTCACTTAAATGTATTAGTCTAGGGGCTTATGCAGCTACTGGGTGGGCGCTTGATCAATATCTGTGCTAATCAGAGATCCTTATTAACTCTatttctttgtaaaaaaaaatttttttttttaggtgttaaTGGCCCtttagtttattcatttatttatatgtggtgcttagaattaaacccagtgcctcacacatgttaggcaagccttctaccactaagtaacaaccccagccccttaactcTTAAATAGTAATAGCAACACAGCTGATGGTCAGGAGGTCTCAGGCAGGTGAGTCTGGCATAGTTGGCTCATGGAGTGAACCAACATGAGAATTCTTCAGAGATCTTCCATAGGCACCTGGCAAGTCTGAGGGGGGCGCCAGGACACAGTGTGTGCTTGGCTTTGTGCGGGGAACCCCCCGCTGCCCTTCCTCATGGAGCTTCTGCAACCAAGAAGCTGCTCAGGTGTGGTTTGTTCAGGTGTGTCTGGTATCCTTTAACTTCATTGTGTTTTCCTACTCCTCACCAGTCAGGCCACATTTGTGTCCAGTTGGATCACAAACACTGCTTTTTCTAGCCATCCTTATTTTCAGGACTTTGCCCACTtcggcgccccccccccccccacacacacacaaaggagctTGTagagggtggggttgtggctcacaggtagagcacttgcctatcacatgcgaggctctggattcaatcctcagcaacacattaaaataaataaataaaataaaagtattgtgctcaactacattaaaaaaaaatatatatatatttttaaagacgcTTGTAGAGAATGAAGGAAGATTTGAGAACATGcaatcccccccctccccccccccccccccccccccgcttgccCAAGAGTTGATTCAGGCACTTGGGAAAAGTTGATAAGAAATTCTTTGCAACTTGCCCCAAAGTCCTTCTCCACATGCAACATCCAGCATAGGTGGATGGGACATGTGGAGCCCTCAGGCTCAGAGTTGGTCTGTCCACTTTCCTGGGAATGTTGTTAAAATTGTTTTATAGCCTCTTGTATTGAATAATCAAAGTGGGCATTGAAGCCTTTACTTTTCCTTCACTTAGCCACATTGGAATCCTTATCCACATTTCTCTAATTTTATCTGACAGACATGGTGTAACTAATGATCTTGCTTTGTGGGTCCTTTTTGAGACCACCTAGTTTCATTTCTGGAAGTGTTAATGTGTTGTTTCCTGCCTGAGAAGGCAGAAGGTCGAGCAGGGGCTTCTTATCAGAGATAGTACCAACTTTCAGGGTTTAAGAGctgctccctgtttgcctcctgcCTCATTTCTGGGTAGTTTGTTCCTTCTCTGGTATGACTGATCTGTACCTTTCTGGAATTTGTTCCCTTTAGATTATATTCAGAAATGGCAGAGGACTGAATCCTAGGACCATTCCCTCTGCCTTTGTGTGGCCTTCTGAGGACTAGAGAAGGGAGTGACTAAGAAGGTTAAGAAAAATCTCTTGCTTGGACTCAGCTTGCCTTTTTAGTAGTCTCAGGGTCAGGAAGGCCAGTGCCCATCCCTTTTAGGATACCAGAGGGCCTTCAGCTCTCTTCATCCTTGCCCTTTGTAGTCCAAGTTCTATGGAGGAGGCTTCATGGGGCACTTGTCCTGTCCCTCTGGGGCTTCACAGGCAGAAAGCAGAGCCTTCAAGAAGTTCAGGCCCTTTGAAAGCTAAGAGAGCAAAAAGGTCCCAGAGCTGATCATTGTTGCCAGCAACAGGTGTGTTCTCCAGAGCCAGCTCCAAGGAGTTAATTGATGTGTTTtcttctttctggaaactggtaaTTAACACTGCTCAGGCATAAATGTATGTGGCTGCAGGTTCTTCCTATAATCCTAATGCATAATCTAGTCTCCCTTTTCTTACTTTTTAGCTGACAGCTCTGACAACTCTGATTTAGAAGATGACATCATCTTATCTTTGAATGAATGAGGAGCCATCACCACTTGGAAGGAAGAGATGATTGGCAGGCGAGAAACTGAGTCAGATGAATTCAGAAtaccttcccttccctttctcaCCAGGGCTGTCTGTCAAGGACCTGCGTGCCCTGCATTCAGAAGATTATGGTTTAGAGTCTCACTGGAATCTGAAGGTCATtctaaaataacaacaacaaaaaaggcaaCAGGGATTAGGCCCTATTCTGCTTCCCCCACTTCTCCTAAGATGGACATATCTTTcctcaagggaaaaaaaacaaaaacaaaaacatgtctCTGGGGTTATTTCACAATATATTTTCTTTGTATAATGTTCTTTAAAGAACAAGAAATAGTTttttataaaacttaaaaaacaaacaaaaaaaaaaacaaaaaaaaaaaaccaggcatTTATAACTGAGGGTATGAACTTATATCCACCAGGTCTCTTGTCCCTGCACTTCATTTTCTTTGGAAGAAAATGATGTTTAAAGAACAATACAGAGGCATTTTTACATACGtatttaaatgaaaaggaaaatcGTGGTTTCTTAAATTGATAAGGATtaagaatattttattataaatataatatatgatTTTTTAACCTGTTTTGTTGCCTCATATTGCTGTCAGGTTaatttgttttttccttcatGCCAGAGGTGGGAAGGAAGGCGCTGCTTATTTGCTGAGTAAATGCCTAAATTTACCCACCTTCATGGTTTGGGGGCAGCATGGTCATTGTGGATATTGGTTTTGTGGAGTCGAGGGAACTTAGGATGTAAGTTCACTCCCTCTATTTTTCTTTGTGATTcagtttttcaaaaaatttttttcttccctttctccccAATGTGGAAATTACAAATCAAAGGCCTTTTTCTTTAATGTAAagtgtatttatttaaaaaaatacaaaataaactaCAAGTCTGTCTTTGTTTATGGCCTTTCCCTGTTCTCTTTTACCTAAGTGAGGTGTTCCTTTACTTGCAACTCTTGCCAGGTCATATGGAAGATGCCTTCTAAGTCAGAACAGGGTGCTGGGAACATGTTCTCCCCTGGAGAACAGTAGCTCGGGCAGTGTCTGGCCCTGGCCTGCAGCTCTTGGGAGGATCTTTTTCTGCAGAGTGATATACAGGGGCAGAGGGAGGAGCTCAGCATCGTCCACTCTGGACACATCTGTTTATCCCCATGTTCTAGATCAAGAAGGCAGCTCCTGAGAAGGGATTTAGTGGGATTGGAAAGGCAAGGGTTCCTGGCAAGCTTTGGAGGAGTTAGCAGACAAAGCTAAGGAGAGCATTTTGACCATCATCATTGTTATTTCGTGACTGTCATCACTTTCCTGAAAGGGACTGTCACAGGGGGCTTGAGCAGTTAGCTGTGCAGTCCTGGTGGTTGAGGAGCAGTTAGGCTGTTTGGCCTATGTATAAACAGTAATCACTGAAGAAAGCACCAGTGGTTCCTCCTACCTTTTTGCTCACCCCTCTCTGCTTTCCTTCCCACAATAAATAGAAGACTAGTCTCTCTCTTTAATTTTGCCCAAATAACAGcttcttaggttttttttttttttttaatttagatatCATATAGCTAAAAAGAGGAGAGAGACATTTGGTTGTGAAGAATTAAACAAGCAACACAAGAAGGCTAAAACTCTCTAGGGACAGGTGCAACAGCCGGGCTCAGAAGCAATGTACAATTTGTCATACATTCTGAGGTGGGCCTGCACTGTTGCGGGTACCTTTTGGTCCTCCTGAGAGCAGAGCTTTCACCTCTTTATTTGCTTCCTACCTCAGCTTTAAATGGACAGTTAACACTAACCAATAGGGTAGTTTTACTGCCGGTACTGAACATACCAGAAGAGAGAACAAGTTACCAGTCAAGATCCAGTAAAAGCACGTCATTCTATTCACTAATGCAGCTAAGCAGTCTCTCTGAACCCTGCCAGGGACTCATGGGAGCACTCACAGGTCTCAGAGGTGGAGACGGGCAGTCTACTAGGAAGCACAGTTCTGGTTGACTTGACAACACACCCTTAGGAAAGTGCCCTAAGAGGCTAAGAAAATGATATGATTTGCCAGGAAAAAACATGTAGAAGAGTTGCACACCACCAGTGATGTCAGTTTGCCTTCAAGCAGTATCTCAGAACTTGACCCCAGTTAGAGGCACTGGACACCTGCAGTTGGTTTTCTTACTGGGGCAGTGTCACGAAACAGCCATGGTAAAGAGGTCACAGAACTTGctatgtcttttaaaaatattttttagatgtataaacccttattttattcatttaattatatgtggtgctgagaatcaaacccagttcctcacacatgctaggcaagcgctctaccactgagtcacacagcCTCAGCCCAGAACCTGCTGTGTCTTAAGAGCTAAAAGAAGGAAGTGGTTGAGGTCCAGGGAAGAGGAGGTCTGTCGCAGTGGGGTGTGGCCCTTCACCAAAACTCAGTGGTTGTTTTTGGGTAGAGGGAACTCCCACCCCTGGGGGGGGTAGATAAAAGGGGTAAAGGCTGAGGTGTCTTCATTCAGGTTTCCTAACATGTCTCTTTGCTGCCTGGGAAAGCTGGTGGTGTATTTTAGGTCCTCAGCACTTACTCTGAAGGAAGATGGGTAGCCTAGATGTACCAGGGCAGCTGAGTCATGTTACATAGGCATGTCAAAAGATATGCAGGAAAAACTCTACAAAGTACCTTTAACAAGACAAGGCCTACTCCTATTTCTAGGGATTCCAACTACTCTGGAATGTTACAGGTGTGTCCTGCTGTGCCTGACCAACTTGCTTAAATACCCACAGCTCAAGTAGAAACAGGCAAATAAAAACAGATCTAACACTTTCTGGTATTGATGTTTTTGTTGTGAACATGCTTATTCTCTTGTACTAGTAAAGCCCAGCAAGTGAGTATTTCCTTAAGCACTTCCCTTAAGGAAATTTCCAAATTTCCAGTGTCTCTGAAATAGCTCTGTCCTTGTGGACAGGCAATCCATGTAGCCTGCAGAGCACCTCTCAGATCCCATCACTTGCTGGCTGGGGTAGTGGGCTGCACCTGGAGGGTTGGCATGGCTAGGAGAAAGAACCACTTTGAGGGTCATCTTTCACCAGAGTGCCCACCTCTCATCCATGATCATGATCCTTTGGAATATACAGGTTCCCatacattctggagagtggcatttGGGCTGTGTTCTATGGTGACAACTGCTGTGGGTTCTAAGTTTTCCTCTCTGGTTCTGACACTGCTGAACTCAAGTTTGCCAGCCCTGGTCTTACTACCTAATAAGACAAGCAAAGGCAGAATTCTAAAACTCCTTCAGGCTGCCTTTCCCTCCAAGGTAGAGAGTGCCTCCCCATCCTTTTCCTCTCCAGCTGGGCTTGTGTGGCTTTGACACTGCCCAGCACCTCAGCCACTGTGGCCTCATTTTCTCCAAGGAGAAATACCCATTTCTGTGTTCTCCAATTGTATAAGAGCAAGAAACCATTATGTCACTTATAACAGGTATCTTTCTAACCTACTTCACTCAGCTGTAGAACTGAAAAGTACTCCCGACCGGGGATTAGTTGTACTACACTAAAGCTCTAGGCATGACTGGGCGTAGTCCCATTCTATGGACACCAGCCCTGAAGGACCAAACACCCCCAAATCATAAATACCTGGGTAGAGTTAACCATGGGAGGGCTGGGGaaatagttggtagagtgcttgctttgcatgcacaaggccctaggtttaatccccagcaccacataccccccccccccccaaaaaaaaaaaccccaaaaacaaGGCAGCTTGCTTCCAATTCCCTATTCCAGCATAAGGCCTCCAGGGGCCCTGGGAGTTGGAGGCAGCTGATTCCCACACTGGAGACCCCTGGGCTAAATCAGAAGGGAGGCTGCAAGCACTGAGACTCCCTGGCGTCAATATTGCACTGTTCTTCCCTCACGTACAAGATCATGCAACTGCTGAAAACTACCCACTgttgaataggcttatggttgggGGCTTTGTCTGATAGCCACAGCTCAAAACTGATGGACACACACTTGTGCAGGGAAAATGAAATCCAACAACCAATAGCTATTGGCCCAGACCCCTCAGGCTCACCCCCTCTGCACTGGCTTTTACTCAGGCTGGTGCAATATGGGGCTCAGGACCCACACTGAAGCCTGTCAGCCCTCAGTTAAGATTAAAACTGAGTGTGAGAACAGTTAACTCAGCATGAAGAGATGGGAGtcactgatgcagcaggactttTGGATCAGTGCTGTTGCAAACATGACATAGGGCATACACTGGGTAAATTGTCcattcttttaagaaaaaaaacttgATTAAACAGGACTCTGAACGGATTAGAAATCCATCCTCTGACAAAGGCTTTACTGACAACTTTCCATACAgttagtcaaaaaataaaaaaatacagaatacaGCAGACAGTATCTTGTACACTAGAAGTCAATGTAACAGAGTCCCTTCTCatagttgtttaaaaaaaaaaaaatcccccccccccaaatctaAGAACTTAGTTTTAGTGGTGGACAGAACTTTGTTCCCCTTCAAATAAACCAAAATAACCCAGCAGAGAATTCAAACCAAGGGAGTAGGGTTGAGAAGGGATCAGATTTTAAAATAACTGCTTTTgtgacacaaacatggagctggaaAAGACAGGTTTTGGGCTAGGCAGAGTCTCTCACTATAACTATCACCATGTGCTCTTCTTCTAGCTTGCCCAATGTCCTCAGTGCTGACTGGAGGTACTGCTGTGAAAAGTCGCAGGGAGGGAAGGCATAGAGCATGCCTGTGCTGTCTCTGCCCTTGGATCCACCCACTGGCAGGCTGATCACCCCTGCAGCCTGCTTCTGTTTCAAGTAGGAGACCAGGTTCCTGAGAAGCCGCCTCTGTAGGCCTGGCTCCACCGTGGGCATCCCCTCAGTGCCAGGCCCACTAAGGGTTGCCTGGGTGGCTAGGAGCACTGCATAGCCATTGGGGCTCCCCTGTTTGATGCGACGCGTGACCTCGTCCAACTTAGGCTGGTCTAGTCGAAGGCGCTGGGCAATCTTCAGTTGAGTCAGCTTGCTCCCGGAAGAGTGGTCTTTGAGGAGACCACTGATAACTCCCTGGTCCCCCTCTAGGATGTGCATAGATGTTGGAAAGCAGCTGTTTTTCAACACTAGAAGCCCATTCCAACCTAGCTGCAGTGTCTGAGCATACTCTGAAAGAGTCTTTAGTTTTTTGGTCTCATGTTTTGGCTCTTCAAGAGGCTTGGTCTCGGCCTCAGTGGTCCGATGATTGCGGtcgctctctcttttcttcccgtGAGAAGAGTCTGGGGCttcatggtggtggtggtgatggcccCGCTCTTCAGCTCCGTGTCTGCTGTTGCTAAGGGAGTTGCTGCCGGATTCCTTGGTCCCTTCACTGGAGTGGTTCTCCTTGCGGCTGCGCTCAGGGGTGCGGTCTGAGCCACGTTCAGACTGCTGCCCACCACCCTTGGTCCTGCTCCGTTCCTCATAAGGAGAGTGGGTTGTCCTTCCACGGTCACTGGAAAGGCTCCTCCGCTTGCGCCTCTCTTCCCAGGGCTTGGGCATGCCCCGGTCACCATCTCCCCCCCAGCGTTCACCACTACGGCTGCGCACAGTGCGGCTATAACCTTCCAGGCTGTTTCTGCGATCAGAACTTTTACTGGGACTGGTCCAGTCCCCTTCCAAAAAGGTCCGGTCTCGGTCTGAGTATAGAAGGTGTGGGGGGGTCCTGTCCCGCACCCTCAGGTCCGCATCCAGGTTGCGGTGCCTGGTATATCCATCAGTGAGAAGCTCATAATGCACAGGGAGGGGTGAGGGCTGGTACTGCTGGGGATAACGAGTTTCCTCTGCTTTGGCAAAATCCACCCGCAGCCTACGGTCTGGACCACCCAATGGAAAGCCCCTCATTTTAGCACAGGCGGCCTGGGCTGCGTCCAGGCTCTCATACTGGATGTAGGCAAAGCTGTCTCCTTTGACATGATCAATGGTCCGAATGCTTCCAAAGCGATCAAACTCCCGGGCCAAAGCTGCCAGCGAGGTGTTAGGTCCCAGGCCACCCACCCATAGGCGAGTAGTGGGGTTGGCCTTGCCATAGCCTATCTTTATGGGGTTTCTGCCAATCACCCGGCCCGACATGGCCACCTTAGCCCTGTGGGCCATGTCCAGGTTCTGGAACTTAAGAAAGGCGTAAGCACCACCCTGACCACGGGCAGGCCTTTTGATGACCACCTCCTCAATAATGCCATACTTCTCAAAGGCGCGTCGCAGCTCCACCTCAGACACGCTGTGGTCCAGGTTCCCGATAAAGAGATTTCTAGTGGCCCGCTGGTCGTCCTCGGGCATCAGGTCCTCCTCACACACTGCCGGGTAGCCGTAGGGGCGCCCGCGGTCATCATACAGTCCGTAGTAGTCCAGGGCCCGCTCCCGGGATAGACCCACAGCAGCGGCGGCGGCAGCATCCAGGGCGAAGGCTGCAGCAGCGTGGCGGGCACGGGGTTCCCGCAGGGGAGGGGCGGCTACCGGGGACAGTGAGCGCTGTTTGTATTGATAGCCTCCATGGAGCGGCAAGTAGCCGAGCGGGTCGGCGGGCGCTGGCGGCCCAGGGGGTGGCGTGGAGGCAGCggcgctgctgctgctgcttcgccGGCTGCTCCCGCCACCGCCGCCGCCCCCACCCCCGCGCAGGTACACCGGCTCTACCTTGAGCGGGCGGTCGTACAGCAGCAGCTGGCGGGCCAGGGCGTGCTGGCGGGCCTCGCGCGCGTCCTGCGGGTGCCGGAAGTTCACATAGGCCACGCGGCCCAGCTCTGGAGTGTGCGACAGGCGTAGGCTGATCTCGCCAAAGCGCTTGAACTGGTGGAAGAGCCGGTCCTCCAGGTGCTCGGCAGGCAGCGCGGGACTCAGGCTGCTGATGAGCAGCGTCTTGTATTCCGGTGCGGCCGTAGAGCCGGGACCCGCAGGTTCAGCCCCGGGAGGCGGTGGGGGCGGCGGCAGTGGAGAGGCGCGGGGCGACGCGCCCGAGGCGCCCGGGTCCCCCGAGGCCTTGCCGCCGCGTCCCCCACCGCCGGCGCCAGAGCTTGAGGAGCGCCCGCTGCTCGCACGGTGATTAGCGTCGCCGGCGCCCCGGCCGTCGCgatgccctcctcctcctccgccgccgccgccgccgctaccGCGGGGTTTGTCACGGGCTCGCACTGGAACAGGGTGCTTGGTGCCGCCGCCGGAGGCCTTGTGCGCCGCTCGCCGCCCGCCCGCCTCCGCCTCCCGTTCGCGCTCCCGCGGCCGCTTTGCCGACGATGACGAGCCACGCCCGCTCGGGCTCGAGTCTCGCTCGCTCTGCCGCTTCATGGCGCCGGCGCGGCGGGCGGGCGGCCCGTAGGCCTTTCACAGTGGCGGCGGCAGCCGCGGCCCAGGAGGCAGCGCCCCCGGCGCCGCCATCTTGGACAAAAGGACTCGGCGCGGCTGTggcggcggggcggggcgggagcGGCGCCGAGGGGCTGGGCGTTGCGTTGTCAGGCTGCGCCGGACTTACCACGTGACTTCTGTGGGCGGAGAGGGGGCTACTCTGGGCGTACGTCATCGGGTTGCGCCGCCTTGTGCCACGTGATCTCGTTGGGAGCAAAGGAGTGGGTCGGACAGCGCGCCTTGGCGCCACCGCGCGGCCCCAGTGGACTGGGCCTCGTGCTTTCAGTCTAGTTTAGGTGCTCCGGGTCTGGCTAACTTCTTCTATGGGTGCTGGAACCAGTGCTGATTGTCCATGGGTGTCAAAATCCGGGATCTTGACCCAGCGggttttttatgtatatttttcctATCCCCTGCCATGTTGTCTTCTGACTTGGGCCCAGAGTTGACATCCCTGATCCCTGTCCAAAACCCACATCTCCAGCATTCTCTGCATTCAGTTAGTAGTCCTGGAAAGGCCTTGAGAATCGTGGCTATGAACGCAGTGAGACCTGGCTGGGTCTGGTTCAAGCACAGAGATAACGCACCTGCAGAATAGGCTCCTTTGTGCCACTAGGTCCAACCTTCTGCTGTGGGCatctgggcagccaagttggaaagGCAGGGCTGTGGCGCCAGGGGCAAAGGAAGCCAGAAGTTGATGATGCCAGTAGTTAACCATTGCTTGCCATGCTGATCTCAGTGGCCAGAACTTTGTTCACCCCCcgggaggggtggggtggggtgggccaGGGTGCTCCAAGGATAGTTGGTGGAACCATTGCAGACCTGTAGGATGAGGAAGAGCACACCCAGCTCTTTCCTCCTATAAAACATTTCAGCAGATATAATAGGAAAGGTCTTGGAAGAGACAGCAGTGAGCTCCATGGACAAGCTGTTAAGAAGGCCCTTTAGCAACAGAAAACTTAGCAAACAAACAGATGAAGTGATCTGAGGGTAAAGACCAGCTGAGGAAAGTTCTTTTCAGGTGGTTTCTGTGGGTGGGAAGAGCAAGTGTCTCAACTGAGCCACAATTCTTGTTGATAACCAGAGAGCAGCTAGACACCAGATTCCCCATAAGCCCTAAGGACCTCCACTGTTATCTAGGGTACACAAAGGCAAAATGCAGCTCTTTCATGGCTTATTTGTATAAACCAGTGCAGCAAAACTCCAAGTAGGTGTTAGAGGGTAGTACTAACATTAGACCTAGACCACAAGAGGTCAAAGAGCTGAAGTTTTAGAAATGCCAATACTGAATACATGGGtatcactgtggaaaaccacattcCATGCACTCTATTCTGCTTGTACGGAGTCCTCCCAAGTACTTTAGACTCAACTTCTGTACTTAGGAACTGTGCAGCTTCTAGCCTCTCCTACCGACAGGAGTTGGGGGTGTCAAATCTGCCAACATCAGGCTGAGGTGCCTGATAACCCTCTAGTCCTTCAAAACCCAGTCACATCAGCTGGTTTCAGCCCGTGTGACCTGCCCTGgtattttcagcactggtgggctgAGGGACAGAATGGGATATACCCCCAAACTCTTTGCAAACTGGAAAGCATCATCTGGTAGGATCCTCATTTTGGGGT encodes:
- the Rbm15b gene encoding putative RNA-binding protein 15B; translated protein: MKRQSERDSSPSGRGSSSSAKRPREREREAEAGGRRAAHKASGGGTKHPVPVRARDKPRGSGGGGGGGGGGHRDGRGAGDANHRASSGRSSSSGAGGGGRGGKASGDPGASGASPRASPLPPPPPPPGAEPAGPGSTAAPEYKTLLISSLSPALPAEHLEDRLFHQFKRFGEISLRLSHTPELGRVAYVNFRHPQDAREARQHALARQLLLYDRPLKVEPVYLRGGGGGGGGGSSRRSSSSSAAASTPPPGPPAPADPLGYLPLHGGYQYKQRSLSPVAAPPLREPRARHAAAAFALDAAAAAAVGLSRERALDYYGLYDDRGRPYGYPAVCEEDLMPEDDQRATRNLFIGNLDHSVSEVELRRAFEKYGIIEEVVIKRPARGQGGAYAFLKFQNLDMAHRAKVAMSGRVIGRNPIKIGYGKANPTTRLWVGGLGPNTSLAALAREFDRFGSIRTIDHVKGDSFAYIQYESLDAAQAACAKMRGFPLGGPDRRLRVDFAKAEETRYPQQYQPSPLPVHYELLTDGYTRHRNLDADLRVRDRTPPHLLYSDRDRTFLEGDWTSPSKSSDRRNSLEGYSRTVRSRSGERWGGDGDRGMPKPWEERRKRRSLSSDRGRTTHSPYEERSRTKGGGQQSERGSDRTPERSRKENHSSEGTKESGSNSLSNSRHGAEERGHHHHHHEAPDSSHGKKRESDRNHRTTEAETKPLEEPKHETKKLKTLSEYAQTLQLGWNGLLVLKNSCFPTSMHILEGDQGVISGLLKDHSSGSKLTQLKIAQRLRLDQPKLDEVTRRIKQGSPNGYAVLLATQATLSGPGTEGMPTVEPGLQRRLLRNLVSYLKQKQAAGVISLPVGGSKGRDSTGMLYAFPPCDFSQQYLQSALRTLGKLEEEHMVIVIVRDSA